A genome region from Streptomyces antimycoticus includes the following:
- a CDS encoding NADH-quinone oxidoreductase subunit D translates to MSSPEHEPAGARDTTEGHTYTITGGDWDEIFSAAEKPDDERIIVNMGPQHPSTHGVLRLILEIDGETVKEARCGIGYLHTGIEKNMEFRNWVQGTTFVTRMDYLMPLFNETAYCLAVEKLLGITDHIPERASVIRVMMMELNRISSHLVAVAAGGMEIGSTTLMVYGFRDREVILDIFELVTGLRMNHGYVRPGGLAQDLPPRALDDIREGVRLLRSRLPEYDKLATNNPVFKARLMDVGYLNLAGCMALGATGPILRATGLPHDLRKSQPYCGYEGYDFEVETADTCDSYGRFLIRLHEMEQSLRIVEQCLEQLTGGGGEVMVADKKIAWPAQLALGADGLGNSLDHIRKIMGESMEALIYHFKLVTEGFHVPPGQTYTAVESPRGELGVHVVSDGGTRPYRVHFRDPSFTNLQTMAAMCEGGQVADVIVAVAGIDPVMGGVDR, encoded by the coding sequence ATGAGCAGCCCCGAGCATGAACCGGCAGGCGCCCGCGACACCACCGAGGGTCACACCTACACGATCACCGGCGGCGACTGGGACGAGATCTTCTCCGCGGCGGAGAAGCCGGACGACGAGCGGATCATCGTCAACATGGGTCCGCAGCACCCGTCCACGCACGGTGTGCTGCGGCTGATCCTGGAGATCGACGGCGAGACGGTGAAGGAGGCCCGCTGCGGCATCGGCTACCTGCACACCGGCATCGAGAAGAACATGGAGTTCCGCAACTGGGTCCAGGGCACGACGTTCGTGACCCGCATGGACTACCTGATGCCGCTGTTCAACGAGACGGCCTACTGCCTGGCGGTGGAGAAGCTGCTGGGCATCACCGACCACATCCCGGAGCGGGCGAGCGTCATCCGCGTGATGATGATGGAGCTCAACCGGATCTCCTCCCATCTGGTCGCCGTGGCCGCAGGCGGGATGGAGATCGGCTCCACCACGCTGATGGTCTACGGCTTCCGTGATCGCGAGGTCATCCTCGACATCTTCGAGCTGGTCACCGGCCTGCGCATGAACCACGGCTACGTGCGGCCCGGCGGGCTGGCGCAGGACCTGCCGCCCCGCGCGCTGGACGATATCCGTGAGGGCGTGAGGCTGCTGCGCTCGCGGCTGCCCGAGTACGACAAGCTCGCCACCAACAACCCGGTCTTCAAGGCCCGGCTGATGGACGTCGGCTATCTGAACCTGGCGGGCTGCATGGCGCTGGGCGCGACCGGCCCGATCCTGCGGGCCACCGGCCTGCCGCACGACCTGCGCAAGTCGCAGCCGTACTGTGGCTACGAGGGCTACGACTTCGAGGTCGAGACCGCCGACACCTGCGACTCCTACGGGCGGTTCCTGATCCGGCTGCACGAGATGGAGCAGTCGCTGCGGATCGTCGAGCAGTGCCTGGAACAGCTCACGGGCGGCGGCGGCGAGGTAATGGTCGCGGACAAGAAGATCGCGTGGCCGGCCCAGCTGGCGCTCGGCGCGGACGGGCTCGGCAACTCGCTGGACCACATTCGCAAGATCATGGGCGAGTCCATGGAGGCGCTGATCTACCACTTCAAGCTGGTGACGGAGGGCTTCCACGTCCCGCCGGGGCAGACCTACACGGCGGTCGAGTCCCCCAGGGGCGAGCTGGGCGTGCATGTAGTCTCCGACGGCGGCACGCGCCCCTACCGGGTGCACTTCCGCGACCCGAGCTTCACCAACCTGCAGACGATGGCCGCGATGTGCGAGGGCGGGCAGGTCGCGGACGTCATCGTCGCCGTGGCCGGTATCGACCCGGTGATGGGAGGCGTGGACCGGTGA
- a CDS encoding pentapeptide repeat-containing protein, which produces MASHSRPQSTSSTVSFGGATFSDGRQVSFNAATFSGGALSFGGATFSGGAVVFSGATFSGSPVSFPGATFSDGAVSFSGATLSGGHVSFGGATGSAPSGLLAAVESSSVRVGVTLPSAWLPASP; this is translated from the coding sequence ATGGCGTCCCACTCCAGGCCGCAGTCCACCAGCAGCACGGTGAGTTTCGGCGGCGCGACCTTCTCCGACGGCAGGCAGGTGTCCTTCAACGCCGCGACGTTCTCCGGCGGCGCGCTCAGCTTCGGGGGCGCGACGTTCTCCGGCGGCGCAGTGGTCTTCAGTGGCGCGACGTTCTCTGGCAGCCCGGTGTCCTTCCCCGGCGCGACCTTCTCCGACGGCGCGGTGTCCTTCAGTGGCGCGACGTTGTCCGGCGGCCACGTGAGCTTCGGCGGCGCGACGGGTTCAGCTCCCTCTGGGCTGCTCGCTGCCGTCGAGAGTTCCTCTGTGAGGGTGGGGGTCACCCTTCCATCCGCTTGGCTGCCAGCGAGTCCGTAG
- a CDS encoding cysteine hydrolase, with protein sequence MEIKKIDTAVVFTDPQNDVLSEEGTSWDAVGASVTENRTVENMERIFEAAKAGGYEVFISPHYFYPVDYGWRMNGPLETNELETRTFARTGPLDLTGFRNSGADWLDRFRPYIEDGKTVVASPHKVFGPETNDLVLQLRKRGIGRIILGGMLANMCVESHMRHLIEEGFEVTVARDATAGPRHPVWGDGYQAAIINYSFCAHALLSTDEVIDRMR encoded by the coding sequence ATGGAAATCAAGAAGATCGACACGGCGGTTGTCTTCACTGACCCGCAGAACGACGTGTTGAGCGAGGAGGGAACGAGCTGGGACGCGGTGGGAGCGAGCGTCACAGAGAACAGGACCGTCGAGAATATGGAGCGAATCTTCGAGGCGGCGAAGGCGGGCGGATACGAGGTCTTCATTTCGCCCCATTACTTCTACCCGGTCGACTATGGATGGCGAATGAACGGGCCGCTCGAGACAAACGAGCTCGAGACCCGCACGTTCGCACGGACGGGACCGCTCGATCTGACCGGATTCCGAAACTCTGGCGCAGACTGGCTGGACCGCTTCAGGCCCTATATCGAAGACGGCAAAACGGTGGTCGCCAGCCCACACAAGGTATTCGGACCGGAAACCAACGACTTGGTACTGCAACTGCGCAAACGGGGAATAGGAAGGATAATCCTTGGCGGGATGCTGGCGAACATGTGCGTCGAGTCCCATATGCGTCACCTCATCGAGGAGGGATTTGAGGTCACCGTGGCCAGGGATGCAACAGCTGGACCCCGACACCCGGTCTGGGGCGACGGCTATCAGGCGGCGATCATCAACTACAGTTTCTGTGCCCATGCGTTGCTGTCGACTGACGAAGTAATCGATCGAATGCGCTGA
- a CDS encoding DUF2267 domain-containing protein: MRIRWDAFIATIQERGEYPTPQEAERASRVVLALLGAHLVGEVRAELADRLPESLALILLSPLQAHEPLSPERFIRATAAWVEGATEKTATWDVSAVLSVVADVAGEDLLNRTLLQLPPGYDLLFGRPQSS; the protein is encoded by the coding sequence ATGCGCATCCGCTGGGACGCGTTCATCGCCACGATCCAGGAACGCGGCGAATATCCCACACCGCAGGAGGCAGAGCGAGCCTCCCGCGTCGTCTTGGCACTGCTGGGCGCTCATCTGGTGGGTGAGGTACGCGCCGAGTTGGCCGACCGGCTGCCCGAATCTCTGGCGCTGATCCTCCTCAGTCCCCTCCAGGCGCACGAACCGCTGTCACCCGAGCGGTTCATCCGGGCGACCGCAGCCTGGGTCGAAGGCGCCACCGAGAAGACCGCAACCTGGGACGTCAGCGCGGTACTCAGCGTCGTGGCCGATGTCGCGGGTGAGGACCTGCTGAACCGTACCCTGCTTCAACTCCCGCCGGGCTACGACCTGCTCTTCGGACGCCCACAGTCAAGCTGA
- a CDS encoding alpha/beta fold hydrolase yields the protein MTSCMNTDVNDTASVSVHGARHRSWQRAATQHAPLTGAGAASVAAGLPGHGFGAPLPSGYPLPGRAGPLTGRPQPADLTIGDCADAVRDTLCRVRRHGPLGLVAHRTGGAPASPATPYAPELTDTIACLSTSLPAGRPRLCDHLGAPANATVREQSLNPGHPQALDAVRTDPLRPDSAYAEELRQTQYHDTPADRFDRRRSALSPGLPPALPAAAPVTLPAAPWGRMRRALLRCAQNRALPAAVQDLMTAQTGRPVPDQPLTHRTLPGSHSPTAARPRELAGTLVR from the coding sequence ATGACGTCCTGCATGAACACCGATGTGAACGACACCGCCTCCGTGTCCGTCCACGGCGCCCGGCACCGCTCGTGGCAGCGGGCGGCGACACAGCACGCCCCACTCACCGGTGCCGGTGCCGCGAGTGTGGCCGCCGGCCTGCCCGGGCACGGCTTCGGCGCTCCCCTGCCCAGCGGGTACCCGCTGCCTGGCCGGGCCGGGCCGCTGACCGGGAGGCCGCAGCCGGCCGACCTGACGATCGGCGACTGCGCCGATGCCGTCCGGGACACGCTGTGCCGGGTCCGCCGCCACGGCCCTCTCGGGCTCGTCGCTCACCGCACGGGCGGCGCCCCCGCGTCGCCGGCCACACCGTACGCACCCGAACTGACCGACACCATCGCCTGCCTCTCCACATCCCTCCCCGCCGGCCGCCCCCGCCTCTGCGACCACCTCGGCGCCCCCGCGAACGCCACCGTACGGGAGCAGAGCCTCAACCCCGGTCATCCCCAGGCACTGGATGCGGTGCGGACCGACCCGCTCCGGCCGGATTCCGCCTACGCCGAGGAGTTGCGGCAGACCCAATACCACGACACACCCGCCGACCGTTTCGACCGTCGGCGCTCCGCGCTCAGCCCCGGCCTGCCGCCGGCCCTCCCGGCGGCGGCCCCCGTCACCCTGCCCGCCGCGCCGTGGGGCCGTATGCGGCGCGCCCTCCTGCGCTGTGCGCAGAACCGGGCGCTGCCGGCGGCCGTACAGGACCTGATGACCGCGCAGACCGGCCGGCCCGTACCGGACCAGCCACTGACCCACCGCACCCTGCCGGGCAGCCACAGCCCGACCGCCGCCCGGCCGCGGGAACTCGCCGGGACCCTGGTCCGGTGA